From Cheilinus undulatus linkage group 18, ASM1832078v1, whole genome shotgun sequence, the proteins below share one genomic window:
- the LOC121526401 gene encoding uncharacterized protein C14orf132 yields MDLSFMAAQIPVMTGAFMDSSPNDDYSGEHSLFNSSASVHAAASAASVHGQPDESQSMSSDAIWLWIAIIATIGNIVVVGVVYACTF; encoded by the coding sequence ATCCCGGTAATGACGGGAGCCTTCATGGACTCCTCGCCAAATGACGACTACAGCGGTGAGCACTCACTCTTCAACTCATCAGCCAGCGTCCACGCTGCTGCCTCGGCCGCATCAGTACACGGACAACCAGACGAGTCGCAGTCCATGTCCAGCGATGCCATCTGGCTCTGGATTGCCATAATTGCCACCATTGGAAACATTGTTGTGGTTGGAGTTGTCTACGCCTGCACTTTCTGA